The Styela clava chromosome 2, kaStyClav1.hap1.2, whole genome shotgun sequence genome contains a region encoding:
- the LOC120336112 gene encoding WW domain-binding protein 2-like, giving the protein MSINRSAGLQLFQGELTVQQHKDVELKFKKVKYSSEHLKGSKVGQLYLTNFRAFFVNSKTNDMLQNFSMPFKLIKDFEIKQPVFGANHLEGKIMAEEGGGWQGSAEFEMTFKAGGAIEVGESLIKMAKNPRMMYIAQPAPIIVTGVPQGMPIQPGYAPPPMGYQPTAPPLYSQYPTQPPYNQGPPIPPYPAEPSYQPTDPKSQEAMASGSSYLPPGYSAPAQNPPSYYDTTKKDQ; this is encoded by the exons ATGTCTATCAATAGATCGGCAGGACTCCAATTATTTCAAGGCGAGCTGACTGTGCAACAACACAAAGATGTTGAACTGAAATTCAAGAAGGTCAAATATTCATCTGAGCACTTGAAGGGATCGAAAGTCGGCCAGCTTTATCTTACGAATTTCAGAGCATTTTTTGTGAACAGCAAAACAAATGACATGCTACAAAATTTTAGCATGCCATTCAAACTCATAAAGGATTTTGAGATCAAGCAACCTGTGTTTGGCGCGAACCACTTGGAAGGAAAAATAATGGCTGAAGAAGGAGGTGGATGGCAAGGTTCCGCAGAATTTGAAATGACATTCAAG GCTGGAGGTGCAATCGAAGTTGGTGAAAGTCTTATAAAAATGGCTAAGAATCCTCGGATGATGTATATTGCCCAACCAGCCCCAATCATTGTCACCGGGGTTCCACAGGGCATGCCAATTCAGCCAGGTTATGCTCCACCACCCATGGGGTATCAACCAACAGCTCCTCCATTGTACTCGCAGTATCCAACCCAACCTCCATACAATCAAGGTCCTCCCATTCCTCCTTATCCGGCTGAACCGTCATACCAACCCACAGATCCAAAGTCTCAGGAAGCTATGGCTTCTGGATCATCTTATCTTCCTCCTGGTTATTCTGCTCCTGCCCAGAATCCTCCTTCTTATTATGATACGACAAAGAAAGATCAATAA